A DNA window from Maribellus comscasis contains the following coding sequences:
- a CDS encoding GNAT family N-acetyltransferase: protein MNLIKANIENLTSLWQLVGQKTNAFYTQEEMKYCEVINSEWPNRLWFPNKVSEANLEAAKQILLKSSVEMKISCWNDSEEDFDGLFEKCGFEKVSKQIGMVLKFNGNVEITSAIKLERVLDKTKAVLWSELFGEAFNYRIAPELLLLSWNDVEYFIAYDNEQPVGTCLLYSSASDVVGIHSLGIIPSMRRKGYAEKIMKLLLNESMESGFSYATLQASEMAKVMYAKLGFSTQFMMNNYRLKK, encoded by the coding sequence ATGAATTTAATAAAAGCGAATATTGAGAATTTGACAAGTCTTTGGCAACTCGTTGGCCAGAAGACAAATGCTTTTTACACGCAAGAGGAAATGAAGTATTGCGAGGTCATCAATTCAGAGTGGCCAAACCGCCTTTGGTTTCCAAATAAAGTAAGCGAAGCAAATTTGGAAGCAGCGAAACAAATTCTTTTGAAATCCAGCGTTGAAATGAAAATTTCTTGTTGGAATGACTCAGAAGAAGATTTCGATGGTTTATTTGAGAAATGCGGCTTTGAGAAGGTTTCCAAACAAATCGGAATGGTACTAAAATTCAACGGAAACGTTGAAATCACCAGCGCCATCAAATTAGAAAGAGTATTGGATAAAACAAAAGCCGTTTTGTGGTCAGAACTATTTGGGGAAGCCTTTAATTACCGAATAGCTCCTGAGTTGTTATTGTTAAGCTGGAACGATGTAGAATATTTTATCGCTTATGACAACGAACAGCCTGTGGGGACTTGCCTTTTGTACAGTTCCGCTTCTGATGTTGTCGGAATTCATTCGCTCGGTATAATTCCTTCCATGAGAAGGAAAGGTTATGCTGAGAAAATCATGAAACTACTGCTAAATGAATCGATGGAAAGTGGATTTTCATATGCAACACTTCAGGCCTCGGAAATGGCGAAAGTAATGTATGCAAAGCTGGGATTTTCCACACAATTTATGATGAATAATTATCGACTAAAAAAATAA
- a CDS encoding DMT family transporter, whose product MNHLTIIFFALAGGVFLSIQGGLNAQLGILLKNPMLATLVAYLFSTVFAFVFALFSLKSVPTIHQVKEIPYYLWFSGALFSVIGISLYYYTIPKLGISSMISIGLFGQILFSSIAGHFAWFGLPPEPIDLRRLAGISALVIGVFLLNKK is encoded by the coding sequence ATGAATCACCTTACAATTATATTCTTCGCTTTGGCCGGGGGAGTATTTTTATCCATTCAGGGAGGCTTGAACGCCCAACTTGGTATCCTGTTAAAAAATCCGATGCTGGCAACGTTGGTCGCTTATTTATTTAGCACCGTGTTTGCTTTTGTTTTTGCGTTGTTCAGTTTAAAAAGTGTCCCAACAATTCATCAAGTCAAAGAAATTCCATATTATTTGTGGTTTAGCGGTGCGCTTTTTAGTGTAATAGGAATCAGCCTTTATTATTATACCATTCCCAAACTGGGCATTTCTTCCATGATTTCAATAGGCTTGTTTGGGCAAATTCTATTCTCATCAATTGCCGGTCATTTTGCCTGGTTTGGACTCCCTCCCGAGCCGATTGATCTCCGTCGGTTGGCCGGGATATCGGCGTTGGTAATTGGAGTATTTCTTCTAAATAAAAAATAA
- a CDS encoding RNA polymerase sigma-70 factor encodes MITERRGKKIKFNDGSEINLEDFFNSNYLRFNSFAFNYLSDKNESEDIVQDAFITFWEQKKTFPNLISVKAYFYTSIRNMCLNRIKHDLVKQRYFQENQHKMESTEFFLEGILRKEANGIIYNEINNLPQMEKKVLLLSLKEYSNEQIANELDIKINTVKTHKSRAYRVLRKRLGNIIFMMFTLNKSFFNRTTS; translated from the coding sequence ATGATAACAGAAAGAAGGGGAAAAAAAATCAAATTTAACGACGGTTCTGAAATTAATCTGGAAGACTTTTTTAATTCCAACTATCTTCGGTTTAATTCGTTTGCATTTAACTATCTATCGGACAAGAATGAATCTGAAGATATTGTTCAGGATGCTTTCATCACCTTTTGGGAGCAGAAAAAAACATTTCCCAATCTCATTTCTGTGAAGGCCTATTTTTATACTTCAATAAGAAATATGTGCCTTAATCGTATAAAACATGATTTGGTAAAACAAAGATATTTTCAGGAGAATCAGCATAAAATGGAATCAACTGAATTTTTTTTGGAAGGAATTCTTCGAAAGGAAGCCAATGGAATAATTTACAATGAAATAAATAATCTTCCCCAAATGGAAAAGAAAGTATTACTGTTGTCATTAAAAGAATATTCCAATGAACAGATTGCAAACGAGCTGGATATTAAAATTAATACAGTAAAAACACACAAATCAAGAGCCTATCGGGTTTTACGGAAAAGATTGGGTAATATTATTTTTATGATGTTTACTTTAAACAAAAGCTTCTTCAATAGAACAACAAGTTAA